CAGCACATATTCTCATCATAGATTCACTTCTATCCAAGCAGGGAAACTCCAACTCAGCAATGGCGtatttacatatattatataGAGTACATTGTGTCTTCCAGGAAGCTACTACTTTCccttcatttcagtttgaaaaatGTCTACCAGAGACAAGGCTGGCATTTGGTCTCTAAAGCACACGTACATATATACCATACAGTACTGCACACTGTACTGCTGTTTACAGTCTCCATTCAAGCAAACTCAAGTGTACgtctgctgtttgatttcaGATGCTCAGTGTTGAGGCAAAAGAGGACAAGCCAAAGACGCtgagcagaaagaagagagaatgGATCCTTCCTCCTGCCAAGATCGTGGAGAACGTCGACTATACCAAAAGGGAATTCATTGCCAAGGTCATCTGACTTTTGCTCGTTAAAATCTTATTTCCCACAGTTAGCACATGGCGGCATCATAAAAACATTGGCTAAGTGCCTAGATGAACTTAGATAGAGCTATCCGACAAAGAGCTGGCTTCTGTCATGTCAGCGGCTGGTCTGtcacaaactgctgtgaaaaaccTGTTTCTGCTTGTTTGAAACAGACCATTTCAGTAAGTTCCAGTCCTCAGCTGTATCATTATACAGGGAATTTGGCCCTGGGATAAAGGCTAATATATGGTCCTTGAGAAGCGCTGTTTTAACAGTGTGACAGTGCCAATCAAGTCTCCTTTCAGACTGAAGAACCAGTTCAGTGTGGAACGTAGTGAACCACAAACTCAGGCATGACAGAGTCTGAGACATCTTAGACCAGCCCCTTACTAGCAaaactgttctgtttgtttattaCACCTATAAAAAAAACCACCTTGGCCCTGGTAAAACCAGCTCCAGtagccttttcttttttatctccAAAAAAGCAAATTGGAGGGCACCAGGCACAGATCCAGGGGCCCAAGTGAGCAGGGCTCCCCAAAGTAAAAGCCTGCTACAGTAACAAGCGCAGTTTGAGGACGAGGTTGTAATGGGATGTTGGAATGTGTGTGACTACAAATGTGCATTTGATTTTGAATTCTGACTTTAGTTAACTGTAATTCCTGTGCAAAATTCTGGTTTTAACAAGAAAAAATGACAGGGCTCAGACTTCCTGCACTGCTAGGAGTGGACTAAAGTTCAGGGTTTTGTAAACCACTTTGTATTTTAGATGAGCTTTCACTGAAGCAGTGGGGTGTTTTCTTCCTgagtgaaaaaaggaaagattaTGAATGTGGTAGAAGTCTGATTTTACTGCATCTGCTCCACAGCAATGGCTGAAGAGGTTCTTATGGTTCCATCCAACAGTGGCCATAACAAACAAATGTGCTATGTGGAAATACATTATGTTGTTCAGGATACAAAGAAGTATTCCCATGAAAAAGGACCAAACtagaaaaataacataataactgtgttttgttgtcagaTTCGCTCTGATAAAGACACACGTGCAGAAGTGGAGTATTACCTCGCTGGACCAGGAGCTGACAAGCCACCCTACAACCTCTTTAAGGTGGACCATAAGACCGGGTTTGTAACCATAACTCGTATTGTGGACCGGGAGGAGTATGACTCCTACAACGTAAGTCTTTCTCTAAACAGGTTCCATGccttgtactgtactgtatggaCAGCCGATTTCCTTCAGTCACAAGACTTCAGTGAATGTCTCCAAGCCTCCTCTCACACATATTTGCACCTCTTAAACACAATTTGTTTTGGTCTGAGATTAATGGCTGAACTCCagatgcagaacacacacaaaagagtaGAAGGCAAAAGGATTTTATTGTCAGAACaaagggaaagggaggaggaaggagacttcctgacagaaatgttgtttCACCTCCTGGGTTTTAGATGACTGTTTGAGTTTTGTGACGGTAATTTAAAATTATCTAGGCTAGACTCTTTGTTGGCCAAGATAGAAGTTAATCCAGTTATCTTTTGTGTTTAGTGTGTACATTACATTTGTGCAATGCTAACACTGCAGGGTCAGCGGTAACTGACCTAAACTTCTAACTATATCTGCTCATATGGTCAAATGAGAGGACAGGTAACACTTTGGATGATGAGGAAGACCTGTCACACATACCTTCTTATGCATATATTGACAAACCAAAGAGAGCTGCTTATTGGAAATGGTGGTAGTAAAGATTAGAATTGGAGTAACAAAATGTGTTCTGCCTGGTGTTCAGACAAGGTGTGTGCTTAAACTGTCTGAGTAATTTTGCATCttgtaaaaataacacaaaattaAAGAAAGTCAGAAAGAAAGAGCGGAGCATCATGTTAGTTTAGACAGAGCACATTTGCATTGACTGACTGGCACCAGAGTTTCATTCGCCTTCGTGTCACTGAAGGTGTGTGCTATCAGATCATTACTAACAGCCAGTCATCGTCAGAATGATTGATGTTCACATTTGATGAGATAACTGCATTAATTTCAGTGTGCTATGTAATCAGTTAGCCTGTTGGCGGGGGCTTCTGATTTTTAAAGGGTGGTGGAGGCAgtctctgtcactgtcttgTTCACAGACactatttatcttttttttgtgtttttgtaatcTGCTCTTTGGTCAACAAAATCATATCATGCAGCCTTCATCAGTgaatggagtttgctcagttgctCAGTGTGCTGACTGGATTACTGCTCAAACAAACTCCATGTGCTGATCCATGCTGAGAAGTGGCTGACAGCTCGGTCGTAGACATTGATGAAAGCCTTGAAATGTGGCTGAAAGTTTAGGAGTAAGGAgaattgatatttttttgtatGCGTAGCTTTGTTTCTGTATTACAccttttcaaattaaatatcAATTGCTGTCTAATGCTGTCCTGTTATCTCTTGATGTAATTCATGCAGCTAACAGGGATCGCCAAATACAGGAACGGGACCACAGCAGAAGCCAGCATCCCACTGCCTGTCACAATCGTGGACCAGAATGACAACGCTCCCTATTTTGAGCTTCATGTTGGAAACGTCACAGAGGCAAGCAAAGAAGGTACGGCCACAACACCTGTTTCCTCCATCAGCTTGCCTTAGTGGaggacaaataaataaataaaaaaaggataCCAGCTGCATGAAATGGGGCACCAGGGCACAGGAAGTTGTGATGCCTTTCTGGTGAAACTGTGCCACACAATAGTTaagatttaaaatgttttatcatgTGTATCAGATATTTAATACTACAAATTTTCTGGCTTTGACATAGACATTTTCTTACTAGAAGGGCACATTGGGGCATTCAAAAGGGCACTTTTCCCCCAAACTGACCAATACCATAATGTCTTCCTGTGAAAACACTGGCTGgaaacactgtatgtgtgagcagGTTCTCTCAACACTCATTTGATGGTCCTGATCTTGTCCTGTTGTGATCCACTGTAGGAACCTTTGTTATGCAGATCACAGGAAAAGATAAGGACCAAGCTGGGACGATTAATTCAGAGATCGCCTACAGCATCATCAGTCAGGAGCCAGCAGGCGATGGTCGCATGTTCTCTATAGACAAAAAGACGGGCAAACTGTATGTGAAGAGCCCCAAGCTGGACAGAGAGGTACATAAAACGCTTCACATGTGTCGCAGCCGTTCAAGCTGCCTCTAAAAGCTTTATCAGATCTGTatgagaaaaactgaaattcaaATTCAAGGTGGAATCAAAGTTTTACAGCACCTCACCctctaaacacaacactgttGTTGGACTTGACTGACACCTAACCTAACCTACTGGTTTTCCTCCGACAGACTAATGACTTATACAAACTGACAGTACAGGGGGCCGATTTGGGAGGGGCAGCAGGTGGGCTGACAGGGACAGGAACGGTGCAGATCAAGGTCCTGGACATCAATGACAACATCCCCACTCTGGAGAAATCGGAGGTGAGGCATATAGCCTatagagtacacacacacacacacacacacacacaaagaatatGATGTGCAACAACTGCTTATTTTCctttacctctttttttttttagtttttgtttcctcttgtgGTTAGGGTTATGGATTTTCACATCATGTGCGGTGAGGGGCTTTGGTCTGgttctgtctgtttccagcatttttgttttttgtacagaaAAGTGTAGACATACATCTGATGCAGACACAGACCTGCATTTTTAGCACATAAACAGTTTAAATTATCTGCTGTGTGATTTGAATCTTGTTCTGTTTGCAGTACACTGGCTCAGTGGatgaaaatgttgcagatgTAGTTGTGATGAAACTCAAAGCTCAGGACAAAGACCTTGAATGCTCAGACAACTGGCTGACTGTCTTCACAATCATCAAAGGAAATGAGCAAAATATCTTCTCCATTGAGACAGACAATAAAACCAATGTGGGCATCTTGAAGCTGATCAAGGTATTTAGACTTGTGTGATGTGACTTTAAATGTTATGGCATTTTACTTTGTTACTGTAACTTTGGTCGGTTATCTCCCTAAGCTTACTGTTTCCGATCCCTTTTGCTGTCTTCCCTCTCAACTTCATTTACCTTCCATCCTGGACCAAACAGCCACTGGACTTTGAAGAAGTCAAGAATCTTGAGCTTGGCCTGCACATTAAGAATGTAGCTCCTTTTGTGAAAGGTGAAGCTGTAGTGATGGATGTGGGCCTTAAGGTTGGAGAGGGTGATCCTCAGGGGGCTGGACCTGGTGCTGGTGCCGGTGCTGGTGCCGGTGCTGGCGCCGGCGccggagctggagctggagctggagccggAGCTGGAGCCGGAGCTGGAGCCGGAGCCGGAGCCGGAGCCGGAGccggagctggagctggagctggagctggtgcaggtgcaggtgcaggtgcaggtgcaaATGCAGGGCCGAATGCAGGAGTAAAGCCTGGGGCAGGGCTTGGCCCTGAGGCTGGAGCGGGTGGTGGACTGAAACCAGGTGACAAACCAGGACCAGGGACAAAGCCGAAGCCAGACGCACCGCAGAAAACCTATCCCATTAAGATAGCAGTAAATAATCTGCCAGAGGGCCCAGCATTCAAACCTAGCACCAAGAAAGTTCCTGTATCAGAAGATCCAAATGAACAGCCCAAGGATGGTGTGGtcacagtgttttctgctgttgatCCAGATACAGGAAAACCAGCTGAAAACGTCAGGTTAGTCAATAACAGAAGCTAGTAGCTCTGCTCTCTGTAGATGACAGTGTTTGACATACtgatgtttgtaatgttttccaTGTCATCTGGATACCATCTTTGTTTacagtgttaacatgctaatatttactTTCTACAACTAAAACACAGTATAATTTAGGCTGGTGGGAATGtaatcagtttttctgttttaggaCAAATGAAGATTttcacctgatgatgatgattccaAAAGTTTttttaagacatttcactcaaaaccaaacGTTATCAACCTCATGATGGCTGTATGAAAAGTCAGGGGCTCATCAAAGTTAACAAAtatctgaaccaaatttcatgacaattcATTTAATAATGACTGAGATATTTTagatacagattttttttattgatgttacCATCCCTAAAGCTATGCCAACAATGCAACAgtaatatatgtatttataatataatcaaatatatgaaacagtttattttttatttataatttagaaaatacatttatttgcttttttgcctttatttgaatACACATAGAGCAGGTCTAGACTGTACACGACAATGTTATTTATAGAGACCTAACGATTCCCACCATGAGCAAACACTTGGCAGCAGTTGCAAGGAAAAATTCCCTTTTAAGTAGtaaggagaagcagaagaagagaactGTAGCAGAGGGTGCAGCTTCGGTGGCAGAGGAACatgcagaaagagaggagagacaggagagatggaaaagcaCTAAAatacaggagagagaggaagccaagtcagtaacacGCATTAATTTGATAAGAATTAGAACAGCGAGAAGAGCAGCTAGGAGCTCAGTGTATCATAGGAAGTCCCCTGGCAGTCTATGCCTACAGCAGCATAACTAAGAGATGCTAATGCTCGCCCGAGCCAGCCCTAAATACGAGCTTTATCAAAGACTTAAGTTTTAATCCTCTTCAGTGTGGtgagggtgtctgcctccttcCTCATATACATTAATCCAACCTTGAAGTAACAAATGGTAATACGATGATCCTTAAGTAAATACTGGAAGAAGGGAAACAGCTACGTAGTGTTAATTGCTAAATTTAGCAAATATTTTTCTTGCCTCAGCTACATCCttacacagacatgagattagcatcgatcttctcatctaactctctgtAAGAAAGCGATTAAGCCTTTCTCCCTATTGTCAAACTATTTCACTGCCTTTGCCTGAACAGTTTGCTGTTCCTTATTACtttcttaatgtttttgttgcttttcttacATATTTGCTGGGCTCCAGTTATGCCAAAGCCTACGATCCAGATAACTGGTTTAGCATCGATGAAGACACAGCTGAGATCAAACTCAACAAGAATCCAGATAGGGAGTCACCGTACTTGGTAAACGGTACCTACATTGCCAAGATTCTGGCCATAACCAAAGGTAATACTGTACCATTTGTATTTAAAATCCTGTCGGCTTGTTGTCAAAAATAAGGCTTGATTTATTCCCTCCTGTCAAACTACGGTTTTACTGCTGAAGGACtctaattaattattttcatctCTGGCATGGTTTATGATGTGTACGTTCATGGGTTGGATGAACACTTCATATGCGTGGTTGCCAGACATAATTTATGAAATGAAGCACACTGATCTCTGACAGAACCCACCAAACCACTCTGTGATTCAAGGTGTGTCAGCAAAAGAATGAGAAGAGGCCCACGGGTGAAAAGATGTACATCCACTGCCAGTTTTATCAGGCCTCCATACAAACTGTGGGGGGAGAACCCTTTGACATAGTTAGAAAAACGCTATTTACATTAAGAATTATTCAGATGTGTGTTATGGCAATTTTATCAGAGAGAAATATAACATTTCTGCCATCATATGTATTTGCTACAGCGGCATACTGTGCAGTTAAGGCCCAACTAATGTTCAAGACTTAAGTTGGAGTCATTGATTTTGTGTAAAGCTGCAGTAGGACACATGTGTTCACTATTGACTTGACCTTTACAGTCCTGAGTGGACCTTTTTGGTGTTGGCCATACATGTGATGTCCTGTTTAACTAACTAAGCTGTTGTCATCCTCAGACATGCCAGCAAAGACAGCCACAGGAACAATAGCCATTCAAGTGACTGACTCCAACGACCACTGCCCCACCCTGACCACAACTCACAGCAGTCTGTGCTCCGATAAAAAAACGGTTTATGTAACTGCCGTTGATGGGGATGTTAGCCCCAACGCTGCtccattcacattcacagtcaTACCTGAAGGAACGCGAGGGAGCTGGGAGGTAGAAGTCATCAATGGTAAGAAACTGTTGGAAGTGGTTAAGCACAAAAGCAGgcacaaactgttttctttccacTTGCATTAGCGATTGTTGTGATAATTTCCTTTTTAGCAAAGACTTGCAACAGTGTAAATGATCAATATAAAGCCCATATTatatgaaaaaatattcagtgaagTGCTAAAAATCTCAGATGCACTATAATGAGAtatgaaagcaaagcaaatttcAAATTCAGATTAATCTTTGCCTCTGTAAGGATGTTTGTCCCTTAATCTGAGAATATGTATAAAGATTTTGGATTTTGAAGGTctaaccaaaataaaataatttgtaaGAATTCTATTTTGGTAGCATACAGTAGAAATCGCACTATTATTATTGCACTATTAGTATTACAGCTACAGATAAAACTAATAGTAATTATGATAATACAATGTGAGCTTGAcagctctctcttctctgttgtCTCTAGAGACGACTGCCGCTCTTCACTCACATGAGAAGCTGTGGCCTGGCTTCTATGGGCTGCAGGTGGAAGTGTCGGACGCTAAGGGTCTGTCCTGCCCAGCCAATGAGGTTTTTACTGTGAATGTTTGTACCTGCGTGGAAACAGAGGACTGCGGTtcaaagacaggcagacaatCAACCTCCCCCTCTGAGCTCTCTGCTCCAGCCATCGGCCTGCTGCTAGCAGCAATGTGCTTACTGCTGTGTGAGTTGAGATTTCTCAAACACTGATAAACATTATTACGAGATCATTGTTTGAATTGTTGGGTATCTGTAAACAGTATTATTATAGGTTCCTATATGAAAAGTGCTCTGCGAAAACTTTCATGATGGTTTGACACTATATATACAAAAAATGACTTGTGTATGACATAGACCTGCCAGCAAGTATACTTAATTGTGTAGTGCATTAAAGCATTACTGATGAAAGTAACTGACTCTCTGATTTACATATATCAAGGGAACAGAACATCAGTGGTGGTGCTGTTTTGGACAGAATTATACTTTGAAGTGCCTCAAATAAGTATAGCTTCAACAATGACAATAGCCTTTAATGACTATCTCTCTGCCACCTCTCTGATTCAACATAAATTTAACATTAGAAGATTCTCAAAAGTAGGATTTATTCTTGTCACTGTAGTATAAAATTACATTGCTAACATTCAATATCTCATTATCGCTTTTGTGAGTCTTCAATCAGAAAATCTTGGTACAAGAGtcaaaaaatgcctttttttttgctttatatTGATCTGAATGTTTTGTACCTCTCTGCAGTAATCCCGCTTCTCATGCTGTTCTGTCAGTGTGGAGGAGCAGATGCTATCTTTCCTGACCGATTTAGTGATATGCCATTTGACGCCAAAGAACACCTCATATCCTACCACACTGAAGGCAAAGGCGAGGATAAGGTTGGCTGGCATTTTTGCCGTCTTATTCAGGGAGCCATTAGTGACttatatgcttttttttcaccacaCCCACAATACCAAGTCAAAATCATACATAATATGTGTTGATAGCTAGCATTTTATGTCTTCTGTTCTTTTTTAGGAAGTGCCACTCCATAGTGTCCCTATCATGATGAGTAACCAAAAGAATGTTGAGATGGGAGCAGCACAGAACTTCAACATCATTACTTCAAAAATCACAGAAACGCAACAGGCATCTAGAATCTACAATGAATCTGTGCAGAAGTTTCACGAGACCAGCCAAAGTCTGATGGAGGTCGATAACGCCTACAAGTTTTCAAGGGAATCATTCAACCATGGCTACGGCAGTGCTACGTTCAGCAGGCACACACTTGGCGTCCAAAGCACAACAGCTCTGTTTGATGACATAGCTCTATCTGATGCTTTCCTAAATGATTACTACTCGCAGGTACTATTagagtttcatttcattttcttttttctttttttaacagatcTTTgacatacaaatatatattcagAGTTTGTTGACACCAGTGTTTGTGACATTTATTTGCCCTAAACAGAAAGCGGGGTGTGTAGTGCCAGTGAAGGACGGTCTGTTGGAGTATGACTTTGAGGGCCAGGGCTCCTCTGCTGGCTCCGTGGGTTGCTGCAGCCTCCTGGAGTCTGACAATGACCTGCAGTTCCTGAACAACCTCGGGCCCAAGTTCAAGACCCTAGCTGAGGTCTGCTTGCCTCCTACACCCGAGCCCTCCCTGTCACACAAAGTAGCAAGCACTGTCAAAACTACAGTTGATATTGTTGAACCAGTTGTTAAGCCCAAAATTGAGCGAAGTGTTGAGACGAAACATACCGAAGTAAAGACAGAGAAACTCATGGCCTCCACTAACGTTTCCAAATCAGCCATCAGTACTGCAAGCACTGCCCCACCATCCCTGACACTTCCTCGGTCCAGTGTTACTAACATCAGTCATTCCTCGAACACCACTCAGTTTGCTTCTCTCCCTCGTCAAGTACAGACAGTGGTactacagcagcagccagtttaCTACACCACCAGCCCTGTGCTACAGCCCATGCAATTACTAGTTCAACCACAGCTTCAGAACACAGTTCTGCTGCCAGATGTGACCCGTAGAGCCAATTTTTCAGGTATGTATGTAGTCACTGGGCCCCAGAGTCCTTCTTCTGGACTTGTTATCAGTGGCTCCCCAGGCTCTCCTCCTGGGCTAGTTATCCAGGGCACTGAGAGCTCCAAAAGCCCTGTCAGCCCCACCAGTCCAGTCAGCCCCACCCTGTTGCTACCTTTGAGCCAAGGTGTGTCTCAGGGATCAGTCCCTGTGGATGGTTGGAAAGTTTTAGGGCCAAGTCCTAATGCTAGTTACATGGTAGTTAAGAGTAGTCCAAGTGAGGCACAGGGGGTGGACCCAGGCTCATCTCAGGGCACTTTGCCCAGAGGTGCTATCCTGGTAAAAGAGGCTGCTCCCCCTCAGGGGGTATTAGGCCCAGCAGCCCAGGGGAGTGTGCGCGCCATTCTGCCAGGACACCCTGTTCCTACAAAGGGGGTCGTTGGTGCAGTAAATAGAAATTTGGGGCAAACATGGGTTGGGCAGCGTGGGCATATGGAGTCCGGGCCAGTTTCTGTTTTGGGAGTTGGTGTTGGGCAGCCAGAAATGGGAATGGGGCATGTAGTGGCAGTGAAGCCACAAGTTACACAGGCTGGAATTTGGCCAGCTGGGATACAGCCAGTTGGGATTAGGCAGGTAAGTGTCAAGCAGTTCCAAGGAATTTCTCCACTGGAACAATCAGTGGAAGCCAGCTGTATTCCAAAACCATATAGCACATCATCACCGAAGAAAGAGAACACCATTAATGTTGCAAATACCTTCATCTCTGCTGAAACCACTAAAACTCATCTGCCTTCTAAGGAAGAGGTTAAGGATGACAATGATCTAGCTCTGAACATGCATGATGATACAGTTGAAGAAAAGCAAT
This DNA window, taken from Chelmon rostratus isolate fCheRos1 chromosome 4, fCheRos1.pri, whole genome shotgun sequence, encodes the following:
- the LOC121605630 gene encoding uncharacterized protein LOC121605630, which encodes MARLSLAEVDLLLLLVLALMLSVEAKEDKPKTLSRKKREWILPPAKIVENVDYTKREFIAKIRSDKDTRAEVEYYLAGPGADKPPYNLFKVDHKTGFVTITRIVDREEYDSYNLTGIAKYRNGTTAEASIPLPVTIVDQNDNAPYFELHVGNVTEASKEGTFVMQITGKDKDQAGTINSEIAYSIISQEPAGDGRMFSIDKKTGKLYVKSPKLDRETNDLYKLTVQGADLGGAAGGLTGTGTVQIKVLDINDNIPTLEKSEYTGSVDENVADVVVMKLKAQDKDLECSDNWLTVFTIIKGNEQNIFSIETDNKTNVGILKLIKPLDFEEVKNLELGLHIKNVAPFVKGEAVVMDVGLKVGEGDPQGAGPGAGAGAGAGAGAGAGAGAGAGAGAGAGAGAGAGAGAGAGAGAGAGAGAGAGAGAGANAGPNAGVKPGAGLGPEAGAGGGLKPGDKPGPGTKPKPDAPQKTYPIKIAVNNLPEGPAFKPSTKKVPVSEDPNEQPKDGVVTVFSAVDPDTGKPAENVSYAKAYDPDNWFSIDEDTAEIKLNKNPDRESPYLVNGTYIAKILAITKDMPAKTATGTIAIQVTDSNDHCPTLTTTHSSLCSDKKTVYVTAVDGDVSPNAAPFTFTVIPEGTRGSWEVEVINETTAALHSHEKLWPGFYGLQVEVSDAKGLSCPANEVFTVNVCTCVETEDCGSKTGRQSTSPSELSAPAIGLLLAAMCLLLLIPLLMLFCQCGGADAIFPDRFSDMPFDAKEHLISYHTEGKGEDKEVPLHSVPIMMSNQKNVEMGAAQNFNIITSKITETQQASRIYNESVQKFHETSQSLMEVDNAYKFSRESFNHGYGSATFSRHTLGVQSTTALFDDIALSDAFLNDYYSQKAGCVVPVKDGLLEYDFEGQGSSAGSVGCCSLLESDNDLQFLNNLGPKFKTLAEVCLPPTPEPSLSHKVASTVKTTVDIVEPVVKPKIERSVETKHTEVKTEKLMASTNVSKSAISTASTAPPSLTLPRSSVTNISHSSNTTQFASLPRQVQTVVLQQQPVYYTTSPVLQPMQLLVQPQLQNTVLLPDVTRRANFSGMYVVTGPQSPSSGLVISGSPGSPPGLVIQGTESSKSPVSPTSPVSPTLLLPLSQGVSQGSVPVDGWKVLGPSPNASYMVVKSSPSEAQGVDPGSSQGTLPRGAILVKEAAPPQGVLGPAAQGSVRAILPGHPVPTKGVVGAVNRNLGQTWVGQRGHMESGPVSVLGVGVGQPEMGMGHVVAVKPQVTQAGIWPAGIQPVGIRQVSVKQFQGISPLEQSVEASCIPKPYSTSSPKKENTINVANTFISAETTKTHLPSKEEVKDDNDLALNMHDDTVEEKQSEDVTIYTSEQHTTLDEKDPGEVTQHALIDNEVHQDFVKSIPGPNVLQTSFEQSDMVAEKPEDTIDEIVPDQLNKITEAPSSKFTESSDTENTEEEAPQPEQQDDHVPSEGFSMDDTSMVTKTSSTEDFLPESNVTNLATPEKETEETSTFLQGEEATPTSDHMNIVDDRIHDSIEDSVGRQEAAHLKEEVQEAGKPVQLSIAEGPDDSFEDGSDPQSNDSMEDQSGRELDGDVSPANHLIATSDSILAEESMEEMTTVTSTAPEEVEAEQEELLDAEVGLNAVGDELPPNTPPNEISADTVNESEERSIPDQETVPEPQVNDREGHKMDECHAETDIAAAEAKTSLHTMSTILTNQEEGDLDDSNVISASEEIGLAEEDDDDQHNITGGVGSGVDKYQAESYGDSISDGEKEEINYEEAASQQSFSTSDDQDGDTERQDALSTSSQMEDKFISDDNITDDEEDEATVPAVQQYIGFSDDQDEESAKEDASHMSSQMDDTLASDNEEIVEVVASPVQQNVSFIKDQSEEVEREAASGSPPLENQILSEGNIRDGVKEQDIVEEEVSPVQRMTSISDEDEDSEKEDAFNTVPQVEDENISDDSVSDGEKEAPSIQQNMCISYNQDEEREGEDAAGTSPQSQDHLMCSDSIHEGEKEDVVMSPSQQNISVLDNQDVDTSGSSHTEEEEESYHVLEEDAQYLDTECLEMNQVAATPKVTETQEISQTGCITLDIPESQNTDGQEIVGAANIESLDDVVTSSEELRPLRVATGQVCLVLKSSEDGGARGSIAASGQVAEGETNLCDHQHGEVIKTEQNEGGDFSLEKCRADVSFDLENREGLDNASGQVSPMHYSEIKVVDQPLSSVLETDPGSAETGAASFAPSEVAEEAGYLLQNESVHMTGEVAGVRPSAVGEAGSIDAVSKTPYYMHGAEASGGQVSPVELQTVTGQTPRNKSRKSRKDSSKSPQSPKSSSAKCKQQ